ATAACATCTTATTCTAACatttgttttgatttgaaaatctaTTGTTGTAGACATCTTAACATTCATGAAATGAAAGATTCTCATAGAACATAAACATCTCATTCTTATCCTCCTCCATGAGTGAGTTTTATTTTAGAATCTCATTCTCATGGGAGTTCTACCTTTTTTTGGATCAATTGCTTTTATTGTTTTGGTGAATTAGGCAACAATGCCTCAATAAACTAATATTATTATACTCTATTACTATATTGAGAcaataaattattataaaataaaaaataatattattatgttacaataatgtaatttaattattaatatttaggCACTACTGTATTCAGGTGTTTTTAATTTatgattgttgagaattttatGACATGGATTTAATAAGTTCATACAATTAGTAATTTTtcgtattaaaaatataattattctctATGTATTGGGTATGTGCATATCAAGGATATAGTCTTCATCTTCTTGAAATGCATGCTAAGATTCTTATGTTCAACCAAATATGAGAATCTTATATAATTCATGGGAATCTTACAATACAaactaacaaaatattcacaTGATAGACATGAGATTCTGAATgtcattttatgaaaatattttggatACCACAAACCTCTCTTTTTCCAAGATATATCTATTAATGAGGTATCTTCCAAGATATGTTTCCATTAATGAATAGGTGTTTATATAAAGAGATAGTATCGCATAGGagaatataacataatatcatctcctcccttcccttcttcttcttcttcttcttcttttttaattttatatttgggCAATGATCTCACAGCCCATCTTTCTGTTAATGTGTTAATAGAAGAAGACTGCTACAAGCAAACTTCAATTTTTGTTAGATTACCAGTTTACCTAAAAgttatatcaaactttaacactcccccgcacgtgcagtccgacagcacgtggagagataaacacatgataaataacacccataataaggaatgtaatattttttttttttaaattgtgggCAATAAGACTAGAACCTAGAATCTTCTggtaaccagctttgataccatgttagattatcagtttacctaaaagtttaacaatgtatatcaagttttaacaattTTATCTTAAAAATGACattttgtcatgccccgaacccagaaatgggacccgagggtgaaaatataatctaacctgtccctatatcgtacaaatcatcacagatacagtacaaaggatgagggtccgaccccgtgggctTCCCAGGCACTCTacacacatccaatcataatcatatacgcggCGGAAAAAGTCATTATATatcaacatatacagtaccatactagagtctataagAGCAAAACATGgttctaacaaaacgtacaaactgggtgcccaaatacaactcaaaatggcaacccaacaaaactacagtcttagcacttacccaagtgctaacgcagtacaccgaccactatacTCCCTACACCAGggcgctagttccggttacccgaaggacctgtaaaaatgtacgtatagtaggggtgaaacacctctcagtaaggaagaacacaggttatatcggtgtataACATTTGAGTGTtgtcatgatacaacatacacacagttaaatgcattccaatactaatttacacagtgcatacacgcgcacatacgacggccatttatacgcagccccgtcataatacatacacatgatcagtaatcctcagtgtcgtcacactcttcggcccgaagccggcccgcgacatacggtgttggcccatagccaacccgcgaacacagcgccaccgacacatggctagtccccgacttccatggcatcgtatcggcgctaaactggtggatccacacccttcgtccTGATCTGCCGGattaggctcacgccctcagatatagagccggacactcttacccACATGGCAGGTGGTAAAatacacgcccttggatatagagtcggacactctcagtacctggaatcatttcggaaccgcattcctactcgcatttcaacatatcacacacacatgcatactcatataaccaaacaaaccacactcatttggtaatctaaatcatggttttccaaacaaatacagtttaaacaaagtcaaggcacggccatcccaatatcacagtataaatcacacatatactcggttttcaaaaaaacccgggattcagcccgtcgccccctttttcccaaaactgtaataatgaaaaatccataatttttTCCGTTAGATcttcccaaatgagtagccaaaacacacataagaccgtggaccacagttccaccgagtccgatttaaaaaataactaatataaacatagttccccttaccttaaccccataagcaaatctcgaactccaaggtccctaaacagcgaatcgagttccaaaacctacaaatcacagtacagaatatgttcacaagacagttacctacaaacctacaagatcagaattgaaaaccgagcttTATGtcaattttacgccgaaacccgaaaatctctgaaacgagattccgatccatagaagttgtagagaatccttccacgatcctcgtggtagcttccatttttcgattccgtcaacgatcggcgaagaattctagagagaatgagtagggagaggtttagagagagagagagagagagagagagagagagagagagagagagagagatttgagatttcttaatgaagaagcaaaggaaatttccttttatagccctttgacctggcaatttccaattttgtccctctcttaatatttaaacccatttttcatatttcgggttcttacacattTGCTAATACTAGAAGAGACTTGTGCAATGCACAAATCTTTGACTTTTTAATTTGTTACTTATTATGTAATGAAAATATAATTAcgtattattataaaatatataatttagaATCTCTAATACAATAAAAGAGATTCTCCCTTTCTTGTCTTTTTTCAAATTTATCCATATGATTACCTATACTTATTCTAAAATGCCTTTATAACTACctataattatcttaaaatattttataattatatcaaaATTATCACTATAACTACATAAACTATCTCAGAATACTCCTGTAATTATCATAAATACccttatcatttttaaaaatatttataataaatataaattttaaaattaaaatatctttcaattgttaatttttaaatttttttaaaaaaaatttaaaaaataaagtccATAGAGCACACATTTCAGTTTGTTTAATCAATATGCTATTCATATCAAAAGCTTTACAAAAAGAGTATTAGAGAtcatgatgtttttttttttttttaggggggaTTCTAAGTAATAAGAGTAGGGCTACACTTACCACCCAAACACCATACTTTTTATTTACCTACTACTATATATGATTGTGTCATACATATAGTATACAATACatggttttaaaaattaaataaaataaactagttTAACCTGATTTGTCCGAAACATGCCACCTTTCTAGTTCAAGTGAAATTAGAAAATCGAAATTTGAGTAACTCAGTCCCAAATTGATCAACCCATCCTAAGCGATTAAAATTGGCTTGACCCAGACTCACAAGTAGGTTAGCcagatttaatttatttttattttaaatatatatatacatttaaaacattaatgTTAAATGGAGTAAATACACAAAATTGCTTAAAGTTAAACTTTGAATtgttactttttattttttattatttataattacGAATTTGTACATATATAAGAATTAATTTACACACACACAAATGTGCATAattacatacataattatatatatatatatatatatatatgacatcaTGATGATATCACCAATTTGCCCACTGAGTTGACCCAACCTAATGGCCTTATCAGTTGGAAGGGGTCAATTTAAAAAATGATGACAAAATATAATAGCGGGAAAATAAAAGTATAATATTTATGAGGTAAGTATAGCGTTTCTTATCCCTCTTACCTAAGCTATTGGGAATACTTACAGTACCATTATTAAAACATATTGCCAGCACGCTGTCAATTAATAGATATACACTTTATAAAAAACATATGTGATTTTGAATGAATAATATAAACTTAAATTGGtgtatttatgattttttaaaaataaaatatgtaattattttatcatgtattatatgataaCTTTAACAATTTTAACATTTCACTTTgcaagcaaaagaaaaaaaaaagaagacaaaTTTATCATTTCTTGGAAAAATCAAAGTAAGATACTATTTGATTAAAATTAAACAAGGAGGGCGTAGAGGGAAGGAGCGATTCTGAGCATTTGAATTTCCCCCTACATCATCTAAATCACTTGCTctctattttaatttaatttctctTTTTTAGATATGTTATTTTGTTGATTTACACATACTTTTTTTCAAGCAAAATTACTGACTATTTATGATGAGTAGGGCCTCTCATCGTCATGCACGTCTGGTTGAATTATGATCAATCCtttattttgacaaaaaaaaaaaaaaagacacactAACACGTCATGAACTTGACGTGCTACCTCTACCCTACCCCAGCTGTTTTCATTGGAAATAATGCAACCTTATCGCCTTTCtctgaattttaaatttaattggtgTAAATGCGAATAACATGATCTATCAAAATTTACAcatttaaattcaatttatattttcaaacacaattctcatgtttttttttttattttttatttttaaaaatattatgcaTGTAATGCTCAAACATGATATTCGCAGAGAAAGTGACGGTTACCAAACTCAAAGAAACCTCCAAAACGCCTGTAATATGTCTTTGCttgtaaagaaaagaaaagaaaagaaaagcgtCAAATTTGCACATGAAAAATTGTTGCCATGTCCCCATCATATATAATTAGTGCTGTCCAATATTCTTCAACTTCCTTCAAATTTACGGTAGGAATATGGTTGGAAAGCTAAGGTCTGGAATCCTCGCTCGCTGGCTCGCgggggtgtgtgtgtgtatatagaaGTGCGCAGTGATTAATAGTTACCTTGTGGGCAAcgtatttttttttccttcagcGCCAAGACTTCTTAATGCTGCGAGGGGTAGGACTCCATAGGTACCAAAACTGAGGATTACCTCTCAATTCAAACTCAGCAATAAGCCATCTCCTACATTGCTTTCACGCACCATTAGTAAGAAAGCCAATAACACTAAAAATTACATTACTCTTAAATCTTCATgaaattacacaaatattacaaagaGACCCCCAAATAGACATAACCTTAAACTAATAAAACAAAACATACAATTAACTAAACCCAATGATCCCTTGACTCAATTCTTCTGAATGAGTCTCCAACTAAGGTCTGCCCATGGTCCAGCCTCTTGCCCTACAATAGGGAATCAGCAAAATTGGAGGAAAACCCCAACACCATTTTCATTTAAGTGCTAAAATGGCCGTACTCTTATGAAATAATTCATCCTCAAATAAATTACAGATACCACAAAGaaacactttatttatatatacaaaacaTTATTAAAATGTACACATCCCACCCCCAAAGGCCCATACTAATTTAAACCCATCATTAACAGATGATATGACCCTTCAGCATTTTAGCCCCCCATCACTCTTGAAAACTTGCTGAGACTGGCTTTTACACTTGCAGCAGATGATACAAAGAGAAAAGAGGAATaaggcaaaaaaaaaacaaacaaacaaacaaactcatCTCACAATCAAACACAACAAATTACTACATCCTACACATGTTCTCTCCTTGCACAAACAACGGTAGATATACCTTCCTCACATTACGATCTCTGGCTTCAAAATGCTGGATTTGATCTCTTTATGGGGCAGAACCACACCACCATTGCTGTAAATTTCATCACCAACATGAACATCTTCTCCAAGAATAGTCATGTTCTCTACACGGGCCCACTGCCCAACAGTGGAGTGCCAACCGATGATACTGCTGGAAACGCATGCGTGTTTCTTGATGCGAACTCCACGCATCACTGTGCAACGCGAGAGCCTAACTCCCGACTCAACCACACATCCTTGCCCAATTGCAACATCAGGCCCAATCAGACAACCCTCCCCAATTTTGGCGCTCTCATCCACAAGGACATTTCCCACAATATGGTGACCGATGGCTAACTTAGATGGTGTTTTCTTTCTCAGAGAATCTAGGTAGAGTCTCAGGCCCGTGATGTAATCCCTTGGCTGCCCAACGTCCATCCAAAATCCCGGGAGGACCATAGCAAAGAGCTTCCTCTCTGCTGCAATTTTTGGGAAGACTTCTTTCTCAATTGAAGTTGGCCTCAACTCAATTCGATCAAGAACCGATGGGTTCAGCAGGTATATCCCTGCGTTGATTTTGTTACCGACAAATAATTTTGGTTTCTCTACAAATTTCTCAACTTTCCCAGTTGAGTCATCCATAACCACCACACCATATTTTGAAGGTTCATCCACCTGTAAACAAAATAGCAGGAATCTTTTTACTTCAAGTCCAAGTCTTAGGATGCATCCAGGCAAGAAAGAAGTAGTACTATTTACCTTGGTTACCATTATGGAGGCCTCTCCTCCATGAGCTTTGTGGAAATCAATCATTTGTTTGAGTGGGTACTCACTGATAACATCACTGTTGAGGACAAAAAATGGCTCCCCAGAGTCATCCATAAGTTTGTCCCTTGCAAGAGCCAAAGGGCCAGCAGTCCCGAGTGGCTCAGTTTCTTGAGAGCAAGTAATCTTGATCCCAAGCTTGGCCTCAAATTCCTTCAAAAAGTTAAGCATCACCTGTAGAAACAAGTAGTAGACCCTTGAGGAATCCCCTAAAATTAATCTACAATTATAAACACTCAGAGCATTAGGAATTCATTCTTCAACCTCAGGTTGGTAATTGATGGCCAACACCACTTCATTCACGCCAATAGCTTTAAGAGCTTCTATCTGAAAATTCAGACATTATCAAACTATTCTTAGCACAGAAAGAGAGAGATGGAAATAAAGAGCACAAACTATTTGAGTACTGGAACAAGGACTAATAATATAGATAAGGATCATGACACCTCCATCCCCCCTCCTTTCATGACATATTCTAAAGTTCTCCCTCCCTAGGCAGATAATTGTTTTCGAGAGGGATTTGGGTTTCAATCTGACACAGGGTTAAGACTATATCAATCACCCACTAAATTAAGTGGAAAGTAAAAATTTCAAGAACACGGGGCTTCCACATATCTTGGATGAAATACTACCAAGCAATAATAGACGAAGTGTTTACATTTTTATCAGCATCTCACTTTCTAAAGGTACAAAGTTCACAAAAATAAATTGCTAGTTATGGATCTCAGGCTCTACTGATTAAGGAATAAATAAATATGtcaaattttagatctcaaaCAAGGAAATAAATACAATTTTCCTAAAGCAGCATTTTTAAAGAATATCCATCCAAAAGGATCCCTGTTTACAAGGTCATATTAAAACACTATTAGTATAAATTCAACTTGAAGGGGCAAGCAGACCTGATGCAGGATCATTGGTTTGTTGGCAAAATCAACAAGTGGTTTAGGGACACTGAGTGTCAACGGCCTCAACCGTGTTCCAAACCCTCCGACCAGAATAAGGGCCTTCATTGTGATATGCCTCTGCCTTTCCTGCTAGTTATAAAATCAAGATATAAGCAGAATTTTCCAAGAAGTAAAAGTGCAACATAGGATATGGGAGCAGATTCATCTCCAGCTGTTCTGTATTTTTATATGCGGAGAGAAGAAAGACAGAATCCTATGGATCTGTGTTGACATTTGAAAAACTACAATCATAATAAAAGCGCCCACAGTCATCTAACTTGGACCTCAACTGAGGCATTTACTGGAGCTTGACACGAACACACCAGACGACGCAAGGTGTGGGGAAGAACACCAGTACATGACAGAATTGAGAAATAAAAAGCCATGGGAGTTTTAAACTCAGCAAGAAGGAAATCGCCAAAAGATTCCAACACatcataaatttaattataatgcCAAATAACAACAAAAAATCCGTCCAAGTGCAACAGCTGGTATAAGGAAACAAATCCAGCTGTGTTACAGGCTGGAATTTTTAAAGCAAACAACAAGCATGCTCAACTTTGTGACCCATTACTCCATATGAGACACCAAAATTCAAACTAGCTCGTCTCACTCTTTTTTTAGGTGGGATGGAAATTAAGTAGGATTTTGTTTTACCAATGCTATAATGCATGGCATCAGAAGTGTAAGCACTGGAAGCCTGAACCAGGAGAACAAAGCTTAGTTTGGCTCACAGAGGTTAGTTTGGTTCAAAGAATTTCAGGAACAGAACGGCCATAAAAAAAAGGATTGGTAGGTTACAAAAGAGATGTTCTCATTGTAAAGTAAATTTCATCATGAGAATATCCATTCCCATTCTATTCCATGTTTGAAAAAATAACATAGGGTTTTTGCACAATTGAATTGTTTCTAAATTATCATatctcaataaaatttttattacacTGCCAGATCATTCAGTTATATTCCAAATAATAAACGTTCCATGAACCAAACTTAACTTGAAAGGTAGAAAGCTTCACTATTGATAATTGTTCACTTATCCTAAAAGGCAGAAATTAGAAGCCAGACCTCTAGCATTTAGGCACGGGAAAGCCAATTGTGTCTTGCAGTCCTATGTGTTGTCTCCATGTCAGAATTCAAAGAGTTAGAAAGACAGGAGGGCGGCCTGGCGGGGGTGGCTAGTCTTTCAGCCAAAAAAATATGATCGTTTTTCCCACAGGAAATTTTCTCCAagtaaaaagagaaaagaaataagACCGTTGTCTTACAACTATTGAACAAAAGCCTCATCCTCGGAAAAAGGGGATCAACACATGAATCTTATTTCACTGCTGAAGTCAACGTATAAGAATCTCTTTAACCATTCTACACATTAACAACATGTAGTTCGAAACAGAAACAACCAATTTCAACCAATTGCAGATAGCAAAACAACAAAAGCAACTCTGAAGTCAAAAACTTTAATACGTTCAAACGTTTTATACTGAATTTACGTTTTATGGAGGCCACAAGAAGAAAAAACTGAAGTGTAAGAAAAAATGAAAGTGATACAACTGACACCATCATCAAGCAAAACAATAAGAAGAAAACAGCTATAAAGATATCAGATCTAACAAAATACACACAATAAATCCGATAACTTACCACGCAGATAAGCATTAAGGTCGAAATTCATCCAAAAGTCCTAAAAACTCGCCAAAACATGAATTAAAACAAACAGGgaacaaaaagtcaacaatttaaCATAAAAGCCAAACGACGGTCTCGGAATTTCTGAACCCTAACCACATTGTGAAGATCCACACAGAAAACTCACGAACGCATGAAAGAAAACAACGCGAGGCTCAAAATCTCCGATCAAACCATAGATCTAACAGAATGTAAACGCGGAACATGCAAGGCGAAGAACAGAGCAAGAATTACCTCGAATAGAACCAGATTAGAGCTCGCAATCGAGCTTTTGTCAATCGACTTGGATCGTCGGCGACAGAATCCAACGCCCTAACTGATCGCCAGGGCGCGAAAGGCAAGGGGAGGAAAGGAGAGGCAAGGTGTAAGGAGATCGTTGGTAGAGCGAACGTCGGGTGATATATCCGCGGGCGGGCGTTTATATAGGCTTTAAAGATAACTAAACCGGGATTGGCGGATTTGAAACAGGatactaaaatttaatttaatttgggGGAGGAGAGGTCGGTTGGCGTCCGCAGCGGGTCCGCGTGGGATCCATCAAGGCCTTTTTTAATATTTGCCTTTTTGAGGGGTGGGGGTTATTTCCGGGTTGTTTCGGAATTTTGGCACTTTAGGAAGAACGGATAGATAAGTACGGCTGTCCTGCTGGCTAAACGAATGGACTCAAAGACCTCGATCGCCTATGGGGCACCACCAACAGCGCATTTAAATGATGGGCATATATGTAATTATGTTCATTTGGACCGTACCTATACTCCCATTTGAAATGTTAATAAGTTTTTATTACAAGCCCATAATCATTACGAGAAAATAGAGAATCCTTCGTTTCACATATTCATCTTCTATTAAATGTTATTGGCATGTGAGTAAAAAGATGATCAAGATTTCAAAAACTTGAAATGTGCTACTCATGGCATACTCACAATCATTTATATCGTGTGGCAAACAACAAAATGGAGGATGTCGAGAGGCACATGCTCATttactctattttttttctttttttttttcttttatttgattacataggaacttcagtcACCAACAAACCCTTCGGATCCCTTGGTGCGACACCAATCTTACGAATCAGCGTCCTCCCCTAGGTCTAACTGATCATGTGAAATTCGGAATGCGGACAAGGCTTCTGTGTATCAGTGGGACGTTCGGTCAACCCAACcaccgggacacatctccattactatCTACGATCCCCGCTagctcacagaaaactctcaccatccacaatcTTCACTGGCttacagagcgaactctcaccatttaTGGTCCGCGttagctcacagagtaaattctcacaaTCCACATGTACcactggttccgtgagtgtatctacttagAATTAAACCCTCAATGTTCTTTCTTATGTGCTGATATCTTTCCACCGTGTCATACCTGTAGGGGCCTCATCTACTCTCTCTTGTCACCATATATGCTTGTGATGTGCCTTTGTGCCACTTGATGCCTTAATCAACTCCTAATTAATTTtctgtataatatatatatatatatatatatatatatatatatatgtatatgttaggAGTCGAGCTCTAAAAGTATGTGGTTTTAGAGTTGAATTTCAATAAATGATTTTTTCGTTACTCGTATTGAAAATGACAAACGACACTCATCTCTCCGGAAGTTTGTTATAAAGAGAAAAAtcccttataaaatttttaaaatctcactTATCTCTTCTTAAGTTTGAATTTATGAACACTCATATTCTTCATGTCATTTTCTTTTAATATTCAAAtgaaagtttaaaaaatatttttttcccaattatGTCCTCAACCTCAGGAGCTAATAGTTTTCTAAATGTGAtgtgaaccaaaaaaaaaatttccccttttCACCCTTATTTATATAAtgtctttcaaaatatttttcccccTTATTTTGCCCTTAATTATATCCTGCTAACATGGTACAACttgtttgtgaaaatatattttttactttttgtcCTTAATTACATATTGCAGCATGGTTCATTTgcctttcaaaatttatttttcacttcTTTGCCCTTATTAAGCTCATTTTACATCGCCTACCTTCAAAACAAAGTATACATCTCTATTATGTGAAAATCAGTCTTTAATTTTATATtcatagaaaattaaaataaaaataataaatttttggccctcattgcttcaatatttacaGCTCTCATCAAATTTCCTACTATTTTACCCTTGATCATAACGAAATAtgtaaaatatatttcaaataatagaTAAAAATCCAACAACATGTGGGTTGAGAGTTCAAGGcataattgtaaaaaaaaaaaaaatcaggaagCTTGTAACTCTTGAGAGCCCATGGTATAATTAGAagaaaaaacatatattttttgaACTTCCATTTGAATACTATCAGAAAGTTAACATGAGAGGGTATGAGTGTTCATAGATTCAAACTTGAGGAGAGGTCCATGAGATTCTGAAAATTATTGAGGGAGACTCTTATCTTTTCGAGAGGCAAGTATTTACAGCTCTAATCAAATTTCCTACTATTTTACCCTTGATCATAACGAAATAtgtaaaatatatttcaaataatagaTAAAAATCCAACAACATGTGGGTTGAGAGTTCAAGGcataattgtaaaaaaaaaaaaaaaaaaaaaatcaggaagCTTGTAACTCTTGAGAGCCCATGTATAATTAGAagaaaaaacatatattttttgaACTTCCATTTGAATACTATCAGAAAGTTAACATGAGAGGGTATGAGTGTTCATAGATTCAAACTTGAGGAGAGGACCAtgagattttgaaaattattgaGGGAGACTCTTATCTTTTCGAGAGGCAAGTAGACTTTGCCCTATTAAAAATGATCATCAATAATCTTGTGACGAGCTTATTATAGAATGATGTCAATAAACATGAAATTTTGTTAAGATTAATTAATCATAAAATGTCTTTCTTGAAATGAAATG
This region of Malania oleifera isolate guangnan ecotype guangnan chromosome 10, ASM2987363v1, whole genome shotgun sequence genomic DNA includes:
- the LOC131165830 gene encoding mannose-1-phosphate guanylyltransferase 1 isoform X1, giving the protein MKALILVGGFGTRLRPLTLSVPKPLVDFANKPMILHQIEALKAIGVNEVVLAINYQPEVMLNFLKEFEAKLGIKITCSQETEPLGTAGPLALARDKLMDDSGEPFFVLNSDVISEYPLKQMIDFHKAHGGEASIMVTKVNSTTSFLPGCILRLGLEVKRFLLFCLQVDEPSKYGVVVMDDSTGKVEKFVEKPKLFVGNKINAGIYLLNPSVLDRIELRPTSIEKEVFPKIAAERKLFAMVLPGFWMDVGQPRDYITGLRLYLDSLRKKTPSKLAIGHHIVGNVLVDESAKIGEGCLIGPDVAIGQGCVVESGVRLSRCTVMRGVRIKKHACVSSSIIGWHSTVGQWARVENMTILGEDVHVGDEIYSNGGVVLPHKEIKSSILKPEIVM
- the LOC131165830 gene encoding mannose-1-phosphate guanylyltransferase 1 isoform X2, whose protein sequence is MKALILVGGFGTRLRPLTLSVPKPLVDFANKPMILHQIEALKAIGVNEVVLAINYQPEVMLNFLKEFEAKLGIKITCSQETEPLGTAGPLALARDKLMDDSGEPFFVLNSDVISEYPLKQMIDFHKAHGGEASIMVTKVDEPSKYGVVVMDDSTGKVEKFVEKPKLFVGNKINAGIYLLNPSVLDRIELRPTSIEKEVFPKIAAERKLFAMVLPGFWMDVGQPRDYITGLRLYLDSLRKKTPSKLAIGHHIVGNVLVDESAKIGEGCLIGPDVAIGQGCVVESGVRLSRCTVMRGVRIKKHACVSSSIIGWHSTVGQWARVENMTILGEDVHVGDEIYSNGGVVLPHKEIKSSILKPEIVM